One genomic segment of Novisyntrophococcus fermenticellae includes these proteins:
- a CDS encoding transglycosylase domain-containing protein, with product MNFGKKSVSGKREKINSSSAKIEKTAGVTALRVLFFGLLTIVAMGICLGIGAFRGLIDSAPDISDVNIMPMGYATFIYDSDGNEIQKLNSSDGNRISVSIDEIPESMQHAIVAVEDSRFYEHNGIDPQGIARAVFVAVKNRGKNMEGASTITQQLLKNNVFTNWVHEGSMERFRRKFQEQYLAVKLESSLKAKGLNAKDIILENYLNTVNFGAGAYGIQTAAQTYFGKNCADLNLSESSVLAAIPQNPSKYNPKRHPEYNAQRRKKVLSDMLKQNYISQAEYDEALSDDVYSRVIQDSDSTTDQPYSYFVDALVSRLKEDLMTQKGYSEIQAKNAIYSGGLKIYTTQDQSIQQIMDEEFQNPDNYPAETEIGLDWALSVKHADKPDEIKNYSQEMLQKYFRDQGDEGFDLLFSTEEEAQAAVDTYKAAIVKDGDTVVAERTSFTPEPQASMVIMDQYTGYVKGLIGGRGTKTASLTLNRGTDTYRQPGSTFKILSTYGPALDTDAITLSTVVADEPYQYETGTPLKNADGRYHGNVTIRKSIENSYNIVAVKTLTDITPQLGFNYLKKMGFDGLVDSTAVDIRQPLALGGVSKGVTTLQLTAAYAAVANKGSYLEPVLYTKVLDQEGNVLLDNTPAKTHIFKESTAYLLTSAMEDVVKYGTGTMCRLDNMSVAGKTGTTTSAKDLVFAGFTPYYTAAVWAGYDNNIAVPKSSQNFHKVLWQKVMSRIHEGLPDVGFEEPSTVKEATICSASGLLAGSGCPRATEYFDLDSVPTKRCTQHYVAPTPTPTPTPDANSPVTPPSEGETKPENSGGNPTETPTDPSPAPDNPSPSEEPQE from the coding sequence ATGAACTTTGGTAAAAAGAGCGTATCCGGGAAGCGCGAGAAAATCAACTCCTCATCCGCCAAGATTGAAAAGACGGCTGGTGTGACCGCATTGCGTGTGTTGTTTTTTGGCCTTCTGACCATCGTAGCTATGGGCATCTGTCTTGGAATCGGAGCCTTCCGGGGACTGATTGACAGTGCACCTGATATCTCGGACGTGAATATTATGCCAATGGGTTATGCAACTTTTATCTATGACTCAGATGGTAATGAAATACAGAAATTAAATTCTTCTGATGGCAACCGTATTTCGGTATCCATCGATGAAATCCCGGAAAGCATGCAGCATGCCATTGTGGCAGTGGAAGATTCCCGTTTTTATGAGCATAACGGAATTGATCCCCAGGGTATTGCACGTGCAGTTTTCGTCGCTGTAAAAAACCGCGGCAAGAATATGGAAGGTGCCAGTACGATTACGCAGCAGCTGCTGAAGAACAATGTCTTTACGAACTGGGTACATGAAGGATCCATGGAAAGATTCCGCCGGAAATTCCAGGAGCAGTATCTTGCTGTCAAGCTTGAGAGCAGCCTGAAAGCCAAGGGGCTGAATGCCAAAGACATCATTCTGGAAAACTATTTGAATACGGTTAACTTTGGTGCGGGTGCCTATGGAATCCAGACGGCCGCCCAGACATATTTTGGAAAAAACTGTGCAGATCTGAATCTTTCAGAAAGTTCCGTTCTGGCAGCAATTCCACAAAACCCCAGCAAATACAATCCGAAAAGGCATCCCGAATACAATGCGCAGCGCAGAAAAAAGGTGCTTAGTGATATGCTGAAGCAGAATTACATTTCCCAGGCAGAATACGATGAAGCTCTGTCAGATGATGTATACTCCAGAGTCATACAGGATTCCGACTCCACGACTGACCAGCCATATTCTTATTTTGTTGATGCTCTGGTCTCCCGTTTGAAAGAAGATCTGATGACCCAGAAAGGTTATTCGGAAATACAGGCCAAAAATGCGATTTACAGTGGCGGATTAAAGATTTATACCACGCAGGATCAAAGTATCCAGCAAATTATGGACGAAGAATTTCAAAATCCCGATAATTATCCTGCAGAAACCGAGATTGGTCTGGATTGGGCATTATCCGTAAAGCATGCAGACAAGCCCGATGAAATAAAGAATTACAGTCAGGAGATGCTTCAAAAATATTTTCGGGATCAGGGGGATGAAGGCTTTGACCTACTGTTCTCCACAGAAGAAGAAGCTCAGGCAGCCGTAGATACTTACAAGGCTGCAATTGTGAAGGATGGCGATACCGTAGTTGCAGAACGTACCAGTTTCACCCCCGAGCCCCAGGCCTCCATGGTAATTATGGATCAGTATACCGGCTATGTAAAAGGACTGATAGGCGGACGCGGCACGAAGACTGCCAGCCTGACTCTAAATCGTGGTACCGATACCTACCGCCAGCCCGGTTCTACTTTTAAAATTTTATCCACCTATGGCCCGGCATTGGATACGGATGCCATTACTCTGTCAACTGTTGTTGCGGATGAGCCATATCAGTACGAAACCGGAACTCCGCTCAAGAATGCGGATGGAAGGTATCATGGAAATGTGACAATACGAAAGTCAATAGAGAATTCTTATAACATCGTAGCAGTAAAAACTTTAACAGACATTACCCCTCAGCTGGGATTCAACTATCTTAAAAAGATGGGATTTGATGGCCTGGTTGATTCGACAGCTGTGGATATCAGGCAACCTCTGGCTCTGGGAGGTGTCAGCAAAGGCGTCACGACTTTGCAGCTGACTGCAGCCTATGCGGCAGTTGCTAACAAAGGAAGCTATCTGGAACCCGTTTTATATACGAAAGTGTTAGATCAGGAAGGGAATGTGCTTTTGGATAATACACCTGCAAAGACACACATCTTTAAGGAAAGTACTGCTTATCTCCTTACGAGTGCCATGGAGGATGTCGTCAAATATGGGACAGGTACTATGTGCCGGCTGGACAACATGTCCGTGGCAGGAAAGACAGGAACCACTACTTCCGCCAAGGATCTTGTATTTGCAGGTTTTACACCTTATTACACCGCTGCTGTATGGGCCGGTTATGACAACAATATAGCTGTTCCCAAAAGCTCGCAGAACTTTCATAAAGTATTGTGGCAGAAGGTAATGAGCCGCATCCATGAGGGCCTGCCCGATGTAGGATTTGAAGAACCTTCAACAGTAAAGGAAGCAACCATCTGCTCGGCTTCCGGATTGCTGGCCGGATCCGGTTGTCCCCGTGCTACCGAATACTTCGACCTTGACAGTGTTCCTACCAAGAGGTGTACACAGCACTATGTAGCACCAACACCTACGCCAACGCCAACACCGGATGCAAATTCCCCTGTGACCCCTCCCTCTGAAGGCGAGACAAAACCCGAAAATTCAGGTGGAAATCCTACAGAGACGCCTACCGACCCATCACCTGCTCCGGATAATCCGTCACCTTCGGAGGAGCCCCAGGAATAG
- the hprK gene encoding HPr(Ser) kinase/phosphatase codes for MKEISLVKLVEEMNLKNLTPDIEMTDVKISIPDINRPALQLTGYYEHFASERVQIIGYVEFTYLQHLDEEKRVKAFEQFVSRDIPCVIFTTQMVPGNELLQLCRKYKVPVLGTDKRTSAFMAEIIRWLNVQLAPAISIHGVLVDVFGEGVLIMGESGIGKSEAALELIKRGHRLVSDDVVEISRVSDITLVGSAPDITRHFIELRGIGIIDVKTLFGVESVKNTQSIDLVIKLEEWDRDKEYDRLGLEEEYIELLGNQVVCHSLPIRPGRNLAIIVETAAVNHRQKKMGYNAAQELYKRVQANLAKKRED; via the coding sequence ATGAAAGAGATTAGTCTGGTTAAGTTGGTCGAGGAAATGAATCTCAAGAATCTGACTCCGGATATTGAGATGACGGATGTCAAAATTTCAATACCGGATATTAACCGCCCTGCTTTACAGTTGACAGGATATTATGAGCATTTTGCGAGTGAACGTGTTCAGATTATCGGCTATGTTGAGTTCACTTATCTGCAGCATCTGGATGAAGAAAAGAGAGTAAAGGCTTTTGAGCAATTTGTATCCAGGGACATACCCTGCGTGATTTTTACTACCCAGATGGTTCCGGGTAATGAGCTTTTGCAGCTGTGCAGAAAATATAAGGTACCTGTTTTGGGAACAGATAAGAGGACTTCTGCATTTATGGCAGAGATCATCCGTTGGCTGAATGTCCAGCTGGCCCCGGCAATCTCCATACACGGTGTGTTGGTGGATGTATTTGGTGAGGGTGTTCTTATCATGGGCGAAAGCGGAATCGGCAAGAGTGAAGCGGCACTGGAGCTGATTAAGCGGGGTCACAGGCTTGTAAGTGATGATGTAGTGGAGATCAGCCGGGTCAGTGATATCACGCTGGTCGGGTCAGCGCCGGATATCACCAGGCATTTTATCGAATTACGCGGTATAGGTATTATCGATGTAAAAACCCTGTTTGGTGTGGAAAGCGTGAAGAATACCCAATCTATAGATTTAGTCATTAAACTGGAAGAATGGGACAGGGATAAGGAGTATGACCGTCTGGGACTGGAAGAGGAATATATAGAGCTTTTGGGCAATCAGGTTGTGTGCCACTCCCTTCCTATCCGTCCGGGAAGGAATCTGGCTATTATAGTGGAAACTGCGGCGGTAAATCACAGGCAGAAGAAGATGGGTTATAATGCCGCACAGGAATTGTACAAGCGTGTGCAGGCGAATCTTGCAAAGAAAAGAGAGGACTAG
- a CDS encoding ROK family glucokinase, whose product MAGYVFGIDIGGTSIKFGLFRTDGTVLDKWEVKTQTQKNGCEIIPDVARSVQQKMKEKRLLKEDVAGLGIGVPGPVIAEREVLAAVNLFWGHKKVAEELEELLEIPVKVGNDANVAALGEMWKGGGKGTKNLIMVTLGTGVGGGIIVDGKIVTGAHGAGGEIGHAAMEPELDEACNCGNHGCLEQFTSATGLVRLARQELAKTKEQTVLNPDRISAKDVLDAYKEGDSTAVKIVDDFARYLGNALAIFACVVDPEIFVIGGGVSKAGQPLIDAIQKFYKRFAFAACKETPLVQAELGNDAGIYGAAKLALE is encoded by the coding sequence GTGGCTGGATATGTATTCGGAATTGATATCGGGGGGACGTCCATAAAGTTCGGTCTATTCAGGACGGACGGAACAGTGTTGGACAAGTGGGAAGTAAAAACGCAAACACAGAAGAACGGATGCGAGATTATACCAGATGTTGCCAGGAGTGTGCAGCAAAAGATGAAGGAAAAGAGGCTTTTGAAAGAGGATGTGGCCGGATTAGGCATAGGGGTACCGGGGCCGGTCATAGCCGAACGGGAGGTTTTGGCGGCAGTCAATCTCTTCTGGGGTCATAAAAAAGTTGCAGAGGAATTGGAAGAATTATTGGAGATTCCCGTAAAAGTTGGAAATGATGCCAATGTGGCCGCACTTGGAGAAATGTGGAAAGGCGGCGGAAAAGGGACAAAGAATCTGATTATGGTAACGCTTGGAACCGGTGTAGGCGGCGGAATTATTGTGGATGGGAAAATTGTGACCGGAGCCCATGGGGCAGGAGGAGAGATCGGTCATGCTGCTATGGAGCCTGAACTTGATGAGGCCTGCAACTGCGGAAACCATGGCTGTCTGGAGCAGTTTACTTCGGCTACCGGCCTTGTCAGACTTGCAAGGCAGGAACTTGCAAAGACAAAGGAGCAGACAGTTCTGAATCCGGATCGGATTTCTGCCAAGGATGTGTTGGATGCGTATAAAGAGGGTGACAGCACAGCGGTCAAGATTGTAGATGATTTTGCGCGATATCTGGGAAATGCGCTCGCCATCTTTGCCTGTGTTGTGGATCCGGAGATTTTTGTAATAGGCGGCGGTGTTTCGAAAGCCGGCCAGCCGTTAATTGATGCAATCCAGAAATTTTATAAGAGGTTTGCTTTTGCAGCTTGTAAAGAAACGCCTCTGGTTCAGGCTGAGTTGGGTAACGACGCCGGAATCTATGGAGCGGCAAAGCTGGCTCTTGAATAA
- the uvrC gene encoding excinuclease ABC subunit UvrC: MVFDIQEELKKLPAKPGVYLMHDAKDTIIYVGKAISLKNRVRQYFQSSRNKGLKIEQMVPQIARFEYIVTDSELEALVLECNLIKEYRPKYNTMLKDDKAYPFIQVTVGEAYPRILFARRMKKDKSRYFGPYTSALAVKETIELLRKLYLIRSCNRSLPKEIGNDRPCLYYHIKQCKAPCQGYISQEEYRKQVDKALDFLGGNMKGVLKDLEEKMLTASEELRFEEALEYRDLIENVKRIGERQKITRSDGEDKDVVAVEVDKKDAVAQVFFIRDGKLIGREHFYLRVADEDTRGVILQSFIKQFYSGTPFIPRELMLSDEIEEQEVLEEWLTKKRGQRVHIRIPKKGQQEKLVELAQRNAGIILNQDREKLKKEEGRTIGAMKEIENLLSLKGLMRIEAYDISNVSGFQSVGSMVVYEKGKPKRADYRKFRIKSVKGPNDYASMKEVLTRRFRRGVEQDSGFERLPDLIMMDGGRGQVNIALEVLEEMGLDIPVSGMVKDDKHRTRGLYFDNVEIPIDKDSEGFKLITRIQDEAHRFAIEYHRLLRSKGQVHSILDDIPGIGPTRRKELMRHFQGIDEIKAATVEDLSKLSSMNEKSAKAVYEFFHETSDGIS, translated from the coding sequence ATGGTTTTTGATATTCAGGAGGAATTAAAGAAGCTGCCCGCAAAGCCGGGTGTTTATTTGATGCATGATGCCAAAGACACCATCATTTATGTGGGAAAGGCGATCAGCCTGAAGAACCGTGTACGGCAATATTTTCAAAGCAGCAGAAATAAGGGCTTGAAGATTGAGCAGATGGTACCTCAGATTGCCAGATTTGAGTATATCGTAACCGACTCAGAGCTGGAGGCCCTGGTATTGGAGTGTAACCTGATTAAAGAGTATCGTCCCAAGTATAACACAATGCTGAAAGACGATAAAGCTTATCCGTTCATTCAGGTGACAGTGGGTGAGGCCTATCCCAGAATTCTGTTTGCAAGGCGGATGAAGAAGGATAAGTCCAGGTACTTTGGACCCTATACCAGTGCTCTGGCAGTGAAGGAAACCATAGAGCTGCTGCGGAAACTGTATCTGATTCGCTCCTGCAACCGCAGTCTTCCGAAAGAAATCGGAAATGACCGCCCTTGCCTGTATTATCATATCAAACAGTGCAAGGCACCATGCCAGGGGTACATCAGTCAAGAGGAATACCGTAAACAGGTGGATAAAGCTCTGGATTTTCTGGGTGGCAATATGAAAGGGGTCTTAAAGGATCTGGAAGAGAAGATGCTGACAGCGTCGGAGGAATTACGCTTTGAAGAGGCCCTCGAATACAGGGATCTGATTGAAAATGTAAAAAGAATCGGAGAGCGGCAGAAGATTACACGCAGCGATGGCGAGGACAAAGATGTGGTTGCAGTGGAAGTGGATAAAAAGGATGCGGTTGCTCAGGTGTTCTTTATCAGGGATGGAAAGCTGATAGGCAGAGAGCATTTTTACCTGCGTGTAGCAGATGAGGATACCAGAGGAGTTATTCTTCAAAGTTTTATCAAGCAGTTTTACTCGGGAACCCCATTTATCCCCAGAGAACTGATGCTGTCTGATGAAATCGAGGAACAGGAGGTTCTGGAGGAATGGCTGACCAAAAAGCGGGGACAGCGCGTTCATATCCGTATCCCTAAAAAGGGGCAGCAGGAAAAGCTGGTGGAACTGGCGCAGAGAAATGCCGGTATTATCTTAAACCAGGATCGCGAAAAATTAAAGAAGGAAGAAGGTCGTACCATCGGGGCTATGAAAGAAATCGAGAATCTGCTGTCCTTGAAGGGACTGATGCGAATTGAAGCATATGATATTTCGAATGTCAGTGGATTTCAATCCGTCGGCTCCATGGTAGTATATGAAAAGGGCAAACCGAAACGTGCGGATTATCGGAAATTCCGTATAAAATCGGTAAAAGGCCCCAATGACTATGCCAGTATGAAAGAAGTTCTGACAAGGAGATTCCGGCGTGGTGTAGAACAGGATTCCGGATTTGAACGTCTGCCGGACCTGATTATGATGGACGGAGGACGGGGGCAGGTGAATATTGCGCTTGAAGTGTTGGAAGAGATGGGGCTTGATATTCCCGTATCAGGTATGGTAAAGGATGATAAACACCGGACCCGCGGGCTGTATTTTGATAACGTGGAGATTCCCATTGATAAAGATAGCGAAGGCTTTAAATTGATTACCAGAATACAGGATGAAGCACATCGTTTCGCAATTGAATACCATCGCCTTTTAAGGAGCAAAGGGCAGGTGCATTCCATTTTGGATGATATTCCCGGAATCGGGCCAACCAGAAGGAAGGAACTGATGCGTCACTTCCAGGGGATTGACGAGATAAAGGCAGCAACTGTGGAAGACCTGTCCAAACTTTCATCTATGAATGAAAAATCTGCAAAAGCAGTGTATGAATTTTTTCATGAAACATCAGACGGCATTAGTTGA
- the galE gene encoding UDP-glucose 4-epimerase GalE — protein MKILVTGGAGYIGSHTCVELLNEGYEVVIMDNLYNSSYKAVERIQKITGKSVVFYETDILDKEGMEKIFTEEKINAVIHFAGLKAVGESVYKPLEYYHNNITGTLNLCDVMRNHGVKNIIFSSSATVYGDPAQIPITEECPKGIPTNPYGWTKWMLEQILTDLHTADPEWNVILLRYFNPIGAHKSGLIGEDPKGIPNNLLPYVAQVAIGKLQCVGVFGNDYDTPDGTGVRDYIHVVDLAKGHVKAISKLADKEGVSVYNLGTGKGYSVLDVIKAFEKACGHEIPYEIKPRRAGDIATCYSKCDKAKEALGWEAAYGIEEMCMDSWNWQSKNPDGYQGE, from the coding sequence ATGAAGATATTAGTAACAGGCGGAGCGGGTTATATAGGAAGTCATACCTGTGTGGAGTTGTTAAATGAGGGTTATGAGGTTGTGATTATGGATAACCTTTATAATTCAAGCTATAAAGCGGTGGAACGGATTCAGAAGATTACCGGTAAGTCCGTAGTATTCTATGAAACAGATATACTGGATAAAGAAGGAATGGAAAAAATCTTTACGGAAGAAAAAATAAATGCCGTCATTCATTTTGCCGGTTTAAAAGCAGTTGGAGAGTCTGTTTACAAACCCTTGGAATACTACCATAACAATATAACTGGAACCTTGAACCTGTGTGATGTAATGAGAAATCATGGCGTTAAAAACATCATCTTCAGTTCCTCCGCTACCGTATACGGTGACCCTGCACAGATACCGATTACGGAAGAATGCCCGAAGGGAATACCTACGAACCCTTATGGATGGACAAAATGGATGTTAGAGCAGATTCTGACGGATCTGCATACTGCCGATCCGGAGTGGAATGTAATCCTTCTCCGCTACTTTAATCCGATCGGTGCCCATAAGAGTGGTCTGATTGGTGAGGACCCGAAAGGAATTCCGAATAATCTGCTGCCCTATGTCGCACAGGTTGCCATAGGAAAGCTGCAATGCGTAGGTGTATTTGGCAATGACTATGATACACCGGATGGTACGGGAGTAAGGGATTATATCCACGTTGTGGATCTGGCAAAAGGACATGTAAAAGCGATTTCCAAACTGGCAGACAAAGAAGGTGTCAGTGTCTACAATCTGGGAACCGGAAAAGGTTACAGTGTTCTGGATGTAATCAAGGCATTTGAAAAGGCATGCGGACATGAGATTCCTTATGAGATAAAGCCGCGGCGTGCCGGAGATATTGCAACCTGCTATTCCAAATGTGACAAGGCAAAGGAAGCATTGGGATGGGAAGCTGCATACGGTATTGAAGAGATGTGTATGGATTCCTGGAACTGGCAGTCCAAAAATCCGGATGGATATCAGGGAGAATAA
- a CDS encoding DUF1846 domain-containing protein, which yields MKTGFDNEKYLKMQSEHIKERINQFDNKLYLEFGGKLFDDYHASRVLPGFAPDSKLRMLMQLSDQAEIVMAISASDIEKNKVRGDLGITYDSDVLRLIDEFRNKGLYVGSVVITQFAGQHNAALFKKRLENLGIKAYLHYVIPGYPGNIPLIVSDEGYGKNEYIETSRPLVVVTAPGPGSGKMATCLSQLYHEHKRGIHAGYAKYETFPIWNLPLKHPVNLAYEAATADLNDINMIDPFHLEAYGTTTVNYNRDVEIFPVLNAIFEKIFGESPYKSPTDMGVNMAGNCIIDDDVCRQASRQEIIRRYYHAIEGIAEGTSSEEEAFKIELLMKQEHLSVNDRSTVSPALVRAEATNAPAAAMELPNGKIITGKTGDLLGPSAALLLNALKELAGIDHEKHIISPTAIEPIQTLKTRYLGSKNPRLHTDEVLIALSTTASRSDDAKLALSQLSRLQGCQVHSSVILSEVDKKMFHRLGCSLTCEPKYA from the coding sequence ATGAAAACAGGATTTGATAATGAAAAATACTTAAAGATGCAGTCCGAACATATTAAAGAACGGATTAATCAATTTGATAACAAATTATATCTGGAATTTGGTGGTAAGCTGTTTGACGATTATCATGCCTCCAGAGTTCTGCCGGGGTTTGCTCCGGACAGCAAACTGCGTATGCTGATGCAGTTATCTGACCAGGCGGAGATCGTCATGGCAATTTCTGCATCCGATATAGAGAAAAATAAGGTAAGAGGAGACTTGGGGATTACCTATGACAGTGATGTTCTTCGTCTGATTGACGAGTTCCGGAATAAGGGTCTTTATGTCGGGAGTGTTGTTATTACTCAGTTTGCCGGTCAGCATAATGCTGCACTGTTCAAAAAGAGGCTGGAGAATCTTGGGATAAAAGCATATCTTCACTATGTCATACCCGGTTATCCCGGAAACATCCCTCTGATCGTCAGTGATGAGGGTTATGGTAAGAACGAATATATTGAAACCTCCAGACCTTTGGTTGTCGTTACCGCACCGGGCCCCGGAAGCGGAAAGATGGCCACCTGCCTGTCCCAGCTTTACCACGAACATAAAAGGGGCATTCATGCCGGATATGCGAAGTATGAAACCTTCCCGATCTGGAACCTCCCTTTAAAGCACCCGGTGAATCTGGCCTATGAAGCTGCCACAGCCGATTTGAACGATATTAATATGATTGATCCCTTCCATCTGGAAGCCTATGGCACCACAACTGTGAATTATAACCGGGATGTAGAGATTTTTCCTGTTCTAAATGCAATTTTCGAAAAGATCTTTGGCGAAAGCCCCTACAAATCCCCTACGGATATGGGCGTAAACATGGCTGGAAACTGTATCATTGATGACGATGTCTGCAGGCAGGCCTCCAGACAGGAAATCATTCGGAGATACTATCACGCCATAGAGGGGATTGCAGAGGGAACCAGTTCTGAAGAAGAAGCCTTCAAAATTGAGTTGCTCATGAAACAGGAACATCTTAGCGTCAACGACAGAAGCACCGTATCCCCTGCGCTTGTCCGCGCTGAAGCCACCAACGCACCGGCCGCCGCCATGGAACTTCCGAATGGAAAAATCATTACCGGAAAAACCGGCGATCTCCTTGGCCCCAGTGCTGCTCTTCTCTTAAACGCACTGAAAGAGCTGGCTGGAATCGACCATGAGAAACACATCATCTCTCCCACAGCCATAGAGCCTATCCAGACTCTGAAGACCAGATATCTGGGGAGCAAGAACCCCCGCCTGCATACCGACGAGGTTCTGATTGCTCTGTCCACCACCGCCTCCAGAAGCGATGATGCAAAACTGGCTCTCTCACAGCTATCCAGGCTTCAGGGCTGTCAGGTTCACTCAAGTGTAATTCTTTCCGAGGTGGATAAAAAAATGTTCCATCGTCTGGGATGTTCCCTGACCTGTGAACCAAAATACGCTTAA
- the ftsH gene encoding ATP-dependent zinc metalloprotease FtsH: MNLPDDNNNGPSQGGGGPKNRQTFLIIIICILLSLIFMGIFNNMINSSTSKEISYDKFMKMVEKSEVKEVTIESGTLTIVPKEQKYEGLDFTYTTTMVGDENSLRDLLNEHNIKNNDNIQFEKKLPDATASIVAAILNFLIPVILLVVGFSLIMRMMNKGGGGMMGVGKSKAKTYVQKETGITFKDVAGQDEAKESLQEVVEFLHNPAKYTAIGAKLPKGALLVGPPGTGKTLLAKAVAGEAHVPFFSLSGSEFVEMFVGVGASRVRDLFEEAKKNAPCIIFIDEIDAIGKTRDAKYGGNDEREQTLNQLLAEMDGFDTSQGLLILAATNRPEVLDPALLRPGRFDRRVIVDRPDLKGRVNILKVHANKVALDETVDFDAIALATSGAAGSDLANMINEAAILAVKNGRKAVSQKDLFEAVEIVLVGKEKKDRILSQEERRIVSYHEVGHALVSALQKNSEPVQKITIVPRTMGALGYVMHVPEEEKYLNTKAELEAMVVGLLAGRAAEEIVFGNVTTGASNDIEKATSIVRAMITQYGMSEKFGLMGLASQENQYLDGRAYLNCGDATETEIDHEIMEIMKASYDQAKQLLMDNRDALDKIAEYLIQKETITGKEFMEIFHQVKGTGEGKKQLEQPDTELTDGQQPDGEQIKKQQTEQPLQGEKPDKQ, from the coding sequence ATGAATTTGCCAGACGATAATAATAACGGGCCGAGCCAGGGAGGCGGAGGCCCGAAGAATAGACAAACATTTTTAATTATAATTATATGTATTTTACTGAGCCTGATTTTTATGGGGATTTTCAACAACATGATAAATAGCTCGACATCAAAGGAAATTTCCTATGATAAGTTCATGAAGATGGTTGAGAAGAGTGAAGTTAAAGAGGTAACGATTGAATCAGGAACATTGACCATCGTTCCCAAAGAGCAGAAGTATGAGGGGCTGGATTTCACATATACAACTACCATGGTGGGAGATGAAAACTCCCTGAGAGACCTTTTGAACGAACATAACATTAAAAATAATGACAATATTCAATTTGAAAAAAAACTGCCGGATGCTACTGCTTCCATCGTCGCAGCCATATTGAACTTTCTGATTCCTGTGATTTTGCTTGTCGTAGGATTCAGCTTGATTATGCGCATGATGAATAAAGGCGGCGGTGGGATGATGGGCGTTGGCAAGAGTAAGGCCAAGACCTATGTGCAGAAAGAGACCGGGATTACGTTTAAAGATGTGGCAGGGCAGGACGAAGCCAAGGAGTCTTTGCAGGAAGTTGTTGAATTTCTCCATAATCCTGCAAAATATACGGCGATCGGTGCGAAACTTCCAAAGGGAGCGCTTCTTGTAGGTCCGCCTGGAACAGGAAAAACACTCCTTGCCAAGGCCGTCGCAGGAGAAGCGCATGTACCGTTCTTTTCACTGTCCGGTTCTGAGTTTGTTGAGATGTTTGTGGGCGTAGGTGCTTCCCGTGTCAGAGACCTGTTTGAAGAGGCGAAAAAGAATGCACCCTGTATTATCTTTATTGATGAGATTGATGCAATTGGTAAAACCCGTGATGCCAAATACGGGGGAAATGATGAAAGAGAACAGACATTGAATCAGCTGCTGGCGGAGATGGATGGTTTTGATACCTCCCAGGGACTGCTGATTCTGGCTGCGACAAACCGTCCGGAGGTACTGGATCCGGCACTTCTAAGACCCGGCCGTTTTGACCGGCGGGTAATTGTGGACCGCCCGGATCTGAAGGGGCGCGTCAACATACTGAAAGTTCATGCCAACAAGGTGGCACTGGATGAGACGGTAGATTTTGATGCCATTGCACTTGCCACCAGTGGGGCTGCGGGATCAGATCTGGCCAATATGATCAATGAAGCTGCAATTCTGGCGGTGAAGAATGGCAGAAAGGCCGTGTCACAAAAGGATTTGTTTGAGGCGGTGGAGATCGTATTGGTGGGTAAAGAAAAGAAAGACCGGATCTTAAGTCAGGAAGAGCGCAGGATTGTTTCTTACCATGAGGTGGGGCATGCACTCGTCAGTGCACTCCAGAAGAATTCCGAGCCGGTGCAGAAAATTACCATCGTACCCCGTACCATGGGAGCGCTCGGATACGTTATGCACGTGCCTGAGGAAGAGAAGTATCTGAATACGAAGGCGGAACTTGAGGCGATGGTTGTGGGCCTGCTGGCCGGTCGTGCAGCAGAAGAAATCGTTTTTGGAAATGTTACGACAGGCGCCTCCAACGATATCGAGAAGGCAACATCGATTGTTCGCGCTATGATTACACAATATGGAATGTCTGAAAAGTTCGGCCTGATGGGTCTGGCTTCGCAGGAAAATCAGTATCTGGATGGCAGGGCCTATCTGAACTGTGGAGATGCAACAGAAACTGAGATTGACCATGAAATTATGGAAATCATGAAAGCATCCTATGATCAGGCAAAGCAGTTACTGATGGACAACAGAGATGCACTGGATAAAATCGCTGAATATTTGATACAGAAGGAGACCATCACCGGAAAAGAATTTATGGAAATCTTTCATCAGGTGAAGGGAACCGGAGAAGGAAAGAAGCAGTTGGAGCAGCCGGATACGGAGCTGACAGATGGACAGCAGCCAGATGGGGAACAGATAAAAAAGCAGCAGACAGAGCAGCCTTTGCAGGGTGAGAAGCCAGATAAACAGTAA